In the Syngnathus scovelli strain Florida chromosome 16, RoL_Ssco_1.2, whole genome shotgun sequence genome, one interval contains:
- the LOC125984241 gene encoding retinoic acid-induced protein 1 isoform X1: MKVYRVSHECLMSPCPISPCFQNPHPLFTNNSPTLFCFQTVVAMQSFRERAGGYHSNQPCYQQEPHELSRLETYRQHPHHAHPQLPHPGPGPHPGPGPGLSRSAYDARSLVNTTSMSAAAGAGTAGAPKDCYSHPAYPGFPVNSGNGNGGSAPSQAKKKVPKFPPPSSGHPLQGHGGYSNHMGPGTYSAQYMSGGHLQHKWEDPAQLTSYEHEMVGRLEAGGPPAPNSSQYMDQNMLGHSQTQCPQASYPSPHQQSHQSNPSPLMYPQSHLHYPQPSPSPSPYIEKCSPMPPCYKSYSVPPSSQYGRQMSGLGNLKQGAYRASQNSYSYQHSRGYEPQPPLQAMSNPQEAHPNPKYQHFSQPQANYCLSELSVRSPEQYYQTCSPSSSHSPARSLGRSPSYSSTPSPLMTNPESFQYGQPPITPGAALSSSSSSTGHQEHGASNTMLLPPRSHPSPSVPHAAAHSFTNALPGPSVKERFSEKLLSNPSLWSLNALTSQVENISNNVQQLLLSETLVANKKASKRNSGGSSSSSGSAASLKKGEGYKSPYSESAGSLSGGPAQDLYSNVQHPRMPMELHEGGYSSSSDEQLERSFYYRNQGRSPAQPANNSHINVDTMSSCSMTSPDDVSTRSGDSGLHNFTPDPIRCQSMQEDGAPVKSVAEGSITVPSPVKPDTDSSSDIQRISQPVKENFEESAWTEKSTEQEVETRPKTPDYEIDACVAKLTEKGEKWSDESKCSFLYNQVNKNKDFCYAETPYEAVRRKYEPDSLEQSPAACSDLSHHFGQEIKEAYKSESSIASESSLKMLPFHPASDLEQDQYSTEKEDSSDNTPQSEALEQDNSRKTESKQSLEKDQQEEENRRPEADFDEPTQRALSPPPSDEVRNEPVEEENGGQSVNSDIMKNRHGAEKPSADLCARTEKRPEFHGDHELAGVPAHPNVVTAPDASSRESAIGDTAPQPQSAMPVFSALNDKTTATPAQSRDHMDHSDAKVLEPDSPQLPGKSILPSAPSWADTPPSPKKGDEDMEPGLSCSSAVTPLAKPEPVAPSAQPRAFGRKHTRGRRKTMLSGVAIRRQLSMERDQEKERDGEPLASENACRPSAKMMLFPDQTELAHQESIVSQTSTMLAEGLRSRMCTRSFNAADFSPKGEDHLKRKPGPKPGSKPALKNGSKPGPKPAAKPGPKLALKPGPKAGLKSGLKDVPSTPDPAEKIESPGKRKAGLKPGPKPISKPGFESEEALPAVKAPVGRPKGSVSRAKQTRQEEIILTEPQGRGRKNIKATLSQINQDIKVINRDQKSPDDIKAQENDSKNMTLRSRKPPQAKEKEKNLHEDVVTTQSGTIECSEKVEVQPNPHMVKKTTTKAPALLPAENSEELLPLTYQSAMDPSLVPLKKKRGPKPKAKALQLPEQVVSAPQEGPRRKRGPTTTEPALPYPTKHIPESDQGDVPPLPAQCPARTKVLPPRKGRGLKYEAMVQKITSPSSKKYLQTPQTDVNLNGEATTKDFAPHAVVLTAIPVNGTEMMESEVKNRQAVAKHLDGIARKEVKRESDTQEISRETQEWRQEEDANDQGPMCNVQRAMGAQVDLGPRGDWTQQAKALDLPPPKSSKRKQWAMVESTDASVVALEASELIVTVPRAAKQRAIKNNHEMHLKQKRKRKAQPEETQTAKEIKVEPTEQQDAIAEETTMPLEEPRLPIAPDDIKECPEVNGAEVLQKSKRGRKPFAHAAKRKRGMEETSDKPLKVYKKPGPKPGMKDALEVIEAVVRAAGCEAEKLQTQTDKRDEEHKDGVVGPVLTISDKQAESISVRRVRTRPIQHQQPQQQQQQQQQQQQQQQQSFCPYVRMNNSRDFPSWCAIVNKPEDVHVFQRRRKKGILRMKNPFTVAKVVPHTAAMLQGPAFNPDLTGRRLTCCLCAKPSNYRDLGDLCGPYYAEDGLPRKLLTAEPAVSLGRRSGKADLDEGSEEPRASSKAVEEVKEGDNARESRSARRRRRPYGRADGKDRTGLPPRISLRERLKRMSRLQDGPCANQEGWLRRLQDEAEASEHWAHENCAIWTKGVIVLAGRLYGLKEAAANSAQTSCHKCQTAGASLTCCWRSCSRKYHYACAKETGCTFHEDDFSIKCPKHEDL, translated from the exons ATGAAAGTATACAGAGTATCTCATGAGTGTCTTATGTCCCCCTGCCCCATTTCTCCATGTTTTCAGAACCCCCACCCCCTCTTTACCAACAATTCCCCCACCCTGTTCTGCTTTCAGACTGTGGTAGCGATGCAGTCCTTCCGTGAGCGCGCCGGTGGTTACCACAGCAACCAACCCTGCTACCAGCAGGAGCCCCACGAATTATCCCGCCTGGAGACGTACCGACAACACCCGCATCATGCCCACCCTCAGCTACCCCACCCGGGGCCTGGTCCGCATCCAGGCCCGGGCCCGGGGCTCTCAAGGTCAGCCTATGACGCCCGCTCACTGGTGAACACTACAAGCATGTCTGCAGCTGCAGGAGCAGGAACTGCAGGAGCACCGAAGGACTGTTATAGCCATCCAGCCTACCCTGGTTTCCCGGTCAACAGCGGGAATGGAAACGGAGGCTCGGCACCCTCGCAGGCAAAGAAGAAAGTCCCCAAATTCCCTCCACCAAGTTCCGGCCACCCTCTACAAGGTCACGGTGGTTACAGTAACCACATGGGCCCCGGGACTTACTCAGCCCAGTACATGAGCGGGGGCCACCTCCAGCACAAATGGGAAGACCCGGCTCAGTTGACGTCGTATGAGCACGAGATGGTCGGGCGACTTGAGGCTGGAGGTCCACCCGCCCCTAACTCCTCACAGTACATGGACCAGAACATGCTGGGCCACTCTCAGACCCAGTGCCCCCAGGCATCTTATCCCAGCCCCCATCAGCAGTCACACCAAAGTAACCCTTCACCGTTGATGTACCCACAAAGTCACCTGCACTATCCCCAACCTTCCCCCTCTCCTTCACCGTACATAGAAAAGTGCAGCCCCATGCCGCCATGTTATAAAAGTTACAGCGTGCCGCCGAGCTCGCAGTACGGCAGACAAATGAGCGGCCTCGGTAACCTGAAGCAAGGAGCCTACCGGGCATCTCAGAACAGCTACAGCTACCAACACTCCAGAGGTTATGAGCCACAGCCCCCTCTGCAAGCCATGAGCAACCCACAGGAAGCCCACCCCAACCCCAAATACCAGCACTTCAGCCAACCGCAAGCAAACTACTGTCTCTCAGAACTGTCTGTCAGGTCACCCGAGCAGTATTATCAAACTTGCAGTCCCTCTTCGAGCCACTCACCCGCACGCTCGCTGGGACGCTCACCTTCATACAGCTCCACCCCGTCGCCGCTGATGACCAATCCCGAATCATTCCAGTACGGCCAACCGCCCATCACCCCGGGGGCAGCCTTGTCCTCGTCGTCTTCCTCGACGGGCCACCAAGAGCATGGCGCATCCAACACCATGCTGTTGCCCCCACGCTCGCACCCGTCCCCCAGCGTGCCCCACGCGGCAGCCCACAGCTTCACCAACGCGCTTCCAGGACCGAGCGTGAAAGAGCGCTTCTCCGAGAAACTGCTGTCCAACCCCAGCTTGTGGAGCCTGAATGCCCTCACCTCTCAGGTTGAGAACATATCCAACAACGTCCAACAGTTGCTGCTTTCTGAGACTCTGGTGGCCAACAAGAAAGCCTCGAAACGGAACAGTGGTGGAAGCAGCAGTAGTTCTGGCAGCGCGGCATCCTTGAAAAAGGGTGAGGGCTACAAAAGTCCATATTCAGAAAGTGCCGGTAGTTTAAGCGGCGGCCCGGCGCAAGACCTTTACTCGAACGTGCAGCATCCTCGGATGCCAATGGAACTGCACGAGGGGGGCTACTCCAGCAGTAGTGATGAGCAACTGGAGAGGAGCTTCTACTACAGAAACCAGGGCAGGAGTCCAGCTCAGCCTGCCAACAACTCCCACATCAACGTGGACACAATGTCGTCCTGTTCCATGACATCTCCAGATGACGTGTCCACCAGGTCTGGAGACTCTGGATTGCACAACTTCACTCCCGACCCAATTCGATGTCAGTCAATGCAGGAAGATGGCGCTCCTGTGAAGAGCGTCGCTGAGGGGAGCATTACGGTTCCCAGTCCCGTTAAACCCGACACCGACTCATCTTCCGACATACAGCGGATCAGTCAGCCCGTTAAAGAAAACTTTGAGGAATCGGCGTGGACAGAGAAATCAACTGAGCAAGAAGTGGAGACTCGGCCCAAAACACCTGACTATGAAATAGATGCCTGTGTCGCCAAACTGACAGAGAAGGGAGAGAAATGGTCAGATGAGAGCAAATGTTCATTTCTGTACAATcaagtcaacaaaaacaaagactttTGCTATGCCGAGACGCCGTATGAAGCGGTTCGGAGGAAATATGAGCCAGATTCACTCGAACAGTCCCCAGCCGCCTGCTCTGACTTGAGCCACCATTTCGGCCAAGAGATAAAAGAAGCATACAAATCCGAGTCATCAATTGCTTCCGAAAGCTCTCTGAAAATGTTGCCTTTCCATCCTGCAAGTGACCTTGAACAGGATCAATATTCCACAGAGAAGGAGGACAGTTCAGACAACACCCCTCAAAGTGAGGCCTTGGAGCAAGACAACTCCAGAAAGACAGAGAGCAAACAGTCGCTTGAGAAAGACCAACAGGAGGAGGAAAACCGTAGACCCGAAGCAGACTTTGATGAACCAACGCAACGTGCTCTTTCCCCACCCCCGTCTGATGAGGTGAGAAACGAACCAGTGGAGGAGGAGAACGGCGGCCAGTCAGTGAATTCTGACATCATGAAGAACAGACACGGCGCTGAGAAGCCTTCTGCCGACCTTTGCGCCAGGACAGAGAAAAGACCAGAGTTCCACGGCGACCATGAGCTCGCGGGAGTGCCCGCGCATCCAAATGTGGTCACAGCCCCGGATGCTTCGTCCAGAGAATCGGCCATCGGCGACACGGCACCGCAGCCACAGTCTGCTATGCCCGTCTTCTCGGCCCTCAACGACAAGACAACAGCAACTCCAGCCCAGTCCAGGGATCACATGGATCACAGCGACGCTAAAGTGCTGGAGCCCGACTCTCCTCAGTTGCCTGGCAAGTCGATTCTTCCATCAGCCCCCTCCTGGGCGGACACACCGCCCTCCCCAAAGAAAGGCGATGAGGACATGGAGCCGGGCCTCAGCTGCTCCAGCGCCGTGACCCCTTTGGCCAAGCCAGAGCCCGTGGCCCCGTCTGCTCAGCCCAGAGCGTTTGGGCGCAAGCATACAAGGGGGAGAAGGAAAACCATGCTTTCAGGGGTGGCCATCAGGCGACAGCTAAGCATGGAACGGGACCAAGAGAAGGAGCGAGACGGGGAGCCCCTGGCTTCTGAAAACGCCTGCAGGCCTTCAGCCAAAATGATGCTGTTCCCAGACCAAACTGAGCTTGCGCACCAGGAATCAATTGTGAGCCAGACAAGCACGATGTTAGCCGAAGGACTGAGATCAAGAATGTGCACCCGCTCTTTCAATGCAGCAGACTTCTCACCCAAAGGCGAGGATCATTTGAAGAGGAAACCAGGCCCAAAACCTGGATCCAAACCAGCACTGAAAAATGGATCCAAGCCAGGGCCAAAACCGGCAGCCAAACCAGGCCCTAAGCTCGCCCTAAAACCTGGCCCAAAAGCAGGACTCAAATCAGGACTAAAGGATGTGCCAAGTACACCAGATCCGGCGGAAAAAATAGAGTCTCCGGGGAAACGAAAAGCAGGCTTAAAACCTGGGCCCAAACCTATTTCAAAGCCTGGATTCGAATCTGAAGAGGCTTTGCCGGCCGTCAAGGCCCCCGTCGGTCGCCCCAAAGGCTCAGTTTCCAGAGCCAAGCAGACGCGACAGGAAGAAATCATTTTGACAGAGCCACAAGGCAGGGGCAGGAAAAATATCAAGGCCACGCTATCACAAATAAACCAGGATATAAAAGTCATCAACCGTGACCAAAAGTCGCCGGATGACATAAAAGCACAAGAAAATGACTCTAAAAATATGACTTTAAGGTCAAGAAAGCCCCCACAGGCCAAAGAAAAGGAGAAAAACCTACACGAGGACGTTGTAACAACCCAAAGTGGCACAATTGAATGTTCTGAGAAAGTGGAAGTGCAGCCAAATCCACATATGGTGAAAAAGACGACAACAAAAGCTCCTGCATTGCTTCCAGCTGAAAATAGTGAAGAATTGCTTCCACTCACATATCAGTCAGCCATGGATCCCTCTTTGGTGCCACTCAAGAAAAAGAGGGGTCCCAAGCCTAAAGCCAAAGCACTCCAACTGCCTGAGCAGGTTGTCTCCGCACCTCAAGAGGGTCCCAGAAGAAAGAGAGGGCCAACCACCACAGAGCCCGCGCTCCCGTACCCAACCAAACATATTCCCGAAAGCGATCAAGGGGACGTACCACCGCTGCCTGCGCAGTGCCCCGCTCGAACAAAAGTTCTTCCTCCACGTAAGGGCAGAGGGCTGAAATACGAGGCCATGGTGCAGAAGATCACCTCGCCAAGCTCCAAGAAGTATCTCCAAACTCCTCAGACGGACGTCAATCTCAACGGCGAAGCAACGACCAAGGACTTTGCTCCCCATGCTGTCGTCCTGACGGCTATTCCTGTCAACGGCACTGAAATGATGGAAAGTGAAGTGAAAAATAGACAGGCGGTTGCCAAACACCTCGACGGCATTGCCAGAAAGGAGGTCAAACGAGAAAGTGACACGCAGGAGATAAGTCGAGAAACACAAGAGTGGAGACAAGAAGAGGATGCCAATGACCAAGGGCCAATGTGCAACGTCCAAAGGGCGATGGGGGCTCAGGTAGACCTCGGTCCTCGAGGAGATTGGACCCAACAGGCAAAAGCACTTGATTTACCCCCACCCAAGTCCTCCAAGCGGAAGCAATGGGCCATGGTGGAGAGCACAGATGCCTCCGTCGTAGCTTTGGAAGCAAGTGAGCTCATTGTGACAGTCCCGAGAGCTGCCAAGCAGAGGGCCATTAAAAATAACCACGAGATGCACCTGAAGCAGAAGAGGAAACGAAAAGCTCAGCCTGAAGAAACCCAAACAGCAAAGGAGATCAAAGTGGAACCCACGGAGCAACAAGATGCGATAGCAGAGGAGACCACCATGCCTTTAGAGGAGCCCCGACTGCCAATCGCTCCCGATGATATCAAAGAATGCCCCGAGGTGAACGGCGCAGAAGTCCTCCAGAAATCCAAAAGGGGAAGAAAACCATTCGCCCACGCAGCTAAGCGCAAACGGGGGATGGAGGAGACGtccgacaagccgctcaaagtgtaCAAAAAGCCCGGGCCAAAACCCGGAATGAAGGACGCCTTGGAGGTCATCGAGGCCGTCGTGAGGGCTGCCGGCTGCGAAGCGGAAAAGCTCCAGACGCAAACAGACAAGCGTGACGAGGAGCACAAAGACGGCGTTGTGGGTCCCGTGCTGACCATCTCAGACAAGCAGGCTGAGAGCATTTCTGTCAGGAGAGTCCGAACCAGGCCCATCCAGCAtcagcagccgcagcagcagcagcagcagcagcagcagcagcagcagcagcagcagcagtcttTCTGTCCCTACGTGCGCATGAACAACTCCAGAGACTTTCCATCTTGGTGTGCCATCGTCAACAAGCCAGAGGATGTGCACGTTTTCCAGAGACGAAGAAAGAAGGGAATTCTCCGGATGAAGAATCCTTTCACGGTGGCAAAAGTAGTGCCGCATACTGCCGCCATGCTCCAAGGGCCGGCATTCAATCCGGATCTAACCGGTAGACGTCTCACCTGCTGCCTGTGCGCAAAACCTTCAAACTATCGCGATCTGGGCGATCTGTGCGGACCGTACTACGCCGAAGACGGACTTCCTCGGAAACTCTTGACCGCCGAGCCCGCCGTCTCCCTCGGGCGAAGGTCAGGGAAAGCCGACCTGGATGAAGGTAGTGAAGAACCGCGCGCATCGTCAAAGGCCGTCGAGGAAGTCAAGGAAGGAGATAACGCGCGGGAGAGCCGAAGCGCCAGACGTCGCCGCCGGCCGTACGGACGAGCAGACGGAAAAGACAGAACGGGCCTTCCTCCAAGAATAAGCCTTCGCGAAAGGTTAAAGAGGATGAGCCGGCTCCAGGACGGACCTTGCGCGAACCAAGAGGGTTGGCTCCGAAGGCTGCAAGATGAAGCCGAGGCCAGTGAGCACTGGGCTCATGAAAATTGCGCCATCTGGACCAAAGGCGTGATTGTGCTGGCCGGCCGACTGTACGGACTGAAGGAAGCCGCCGCCAATTCGGCCCAAACG AGCTGCCACAAGTGCCAGACTGCAGGGGCGTCCCTCACTTGCTGCTGGAGAAGCTGCTCTCGGAAGTACCACTACGCCTGCGCCAAAGAGACAG GCTGCACATTCCACGAAGATGACTTCTCCATCAAATGCCCCAAACATGAG GATTTGTAA